CCGGCCTGCACCGGCACCCGCACCTGCGCGATCACCGCGCCGGCGTCCAGCGCCGGCACCACGAAATGCACGCTGGCGCCGTGTTCGGCGTCGCCGGCCGCGATCGCCTGCGCATGCGTGTGCAGGCCGCGGTACTTGGGCAGCAGCGAGGGGTGGATATTGAGCAGGCGGCCGGCGAAGCGCTGCACGAAGCCGTCGCCGAGGATGCGCATGTAGCCGGCGCAGACGATCCAGTCCGGCTGCACCGCGGCCACCGCGTCGCCCAGCGCCCGGTCGAACGCGGCGCGGTCGGGAAATCCGCCCGGCGCGGCCGACCAGCGCTGCGCCGGCGCCACCTTGGCCAGCGCCGGCGCCTGCGCGCGGTCGCTGAACACGCCGACCACCTGCGCGTCCAGCGTACCGGCGGCGATCGCGTCGAGCAGCGCCTGCAGGTTGGAGCCGCGGCCGGAGACCAGCACCGCAAGACGGATCGTCATCGGCTACGCCTTCCGGAACAGGGCGATGGCGGCCGGGCGCTGCAGCACCAGCAGGGTCCAGACGCCCAGTGCCGTGCCCAGCGGGAAACCCAGGCAGGTCACCATGGCGGTGGCGTTGCACAGCAGCAGCCGGCGGCGCTGGCGCAGCGCACGCGCGGTCAGCACCTTCAGGATCAGCGAGACCAGCCCGAACGCCAGCAGCATCGACAGCAGCACGATCGCGAACACGCCGCCCTGGGCCTGGTCGGGGCTCTGGCCGAGCGCGTTGAGCTCGGCCTCGCGATGCACGCCGAAGGCCAGGAAGCCGCCGACCAGGAGCAGCATCAGGCACTGCAGCCCGGCCATCACGGCGTACAGCGTCGCCAGGGTGCTCAGCTCGGACTCGGCACGCAGGGTGTCGGCGTGGGCGATGTCCGCAACGGGAAGGGGTGGGGGCAGTGCCATCGTCGGTCTTCTAGTGCGGGGAAGGGGGCAGGCGCCCGGCGCGCCGCCACGGCCACGCGCTGGCGCAGCCCAGGGTGGCCAGCAGCATGTCCATGTGCGCATCCCACGGGTCGCCCTGCTGGCCGTTGTAGGACTCGGCCTGCTCGGGCGACAGCAGCAACGCGATCAGCCACTCCAGCCATTCGTAGAGCAGGCTGGCGCACATGATCGCCATCGTCGCCAGCACGAACGCCTGCCGCGCCGACAGCGCAGGCCAGCGCTGCCGGGCGTAGTCGCGCAGCGCCGGCGCGAAGCACAGCCCGAACAGCAGGTGGATCAGGCGGTCGGTGTGGTTGCGCTGCCAGCCGAACGCGGCGTTCGGCGACCAGCCGCCGGTCAGCGCGCGCAGCCACTGGTCGTAGGGCACGTTGGAATACAGCCAGTGCGCGGCGACGTTGTGCACGTTGATGAACGCGCAGATCGCGGCGAAGTGCGCGTTGCGCAGCGGCCAGCGGCGGTCGTGCCAGACCAGCCAGGCGAGGCCCAGCACCGCCAGCGAGCTGTGCATGGCCTGTTCGGCCGGCCACAGCGGGTGCACCCAGCTGGCGGCGAACACCGCCAGGGTCAGCGCCAGCCAGGCGCGCTTGGCCGCCGCCATGCGGCTCAGCCGATGTGCACGCGTTCGCCGGCGCCGGCCGCCACCACCGCGCCGATCTGCCAATGCGCCAGGCCCAGCGTGTCCAGGCTGCGCTCCAGCGCGGCGACCTGGTCGGGCGCGGCCACCAGCACGAAGCCGATGCCGCAGTTGAAGGTGCGCCACATCTCGCTGTCGGCGACCGCGCCTTCGCGCTGCAGCCACTCGAACACCGGCGGCAGGGTCCAGGCGCTGGCGCGGATGTCCAGGCCCAGGCCGTCGGGGATCACGCGGATGATGTTCTCGGTCAGGCCGCCGCCGGTGATGTGCGCCATCGCGTGGATGCCGTCGGCATGTGCGCCGCGCAGCAGCGACAGGATCGGCTTGACGTACAGCGCGGTCGGCGCCATCAGCGCGTCGGCCAGGCTGCCGCCGCCGACCTGCAGGTCGGCCGGGCGCCCGGCGCGGTCGTAGATGCGGCGGATCAGCGAGTAGCCGTTGGAGTGCGGGCCGGAGGAGGCGATGCCGATCAGCACGTCGCCCTGGCGCACCTTGGCGCCGTCCAGCAGCTGCGACTTCTCCACCGCGCCGACGGTGAAGCCGGCCAGGTCGTACTCGCCCGGCGGGTACATGTCGGGCATTTCCGCGGTCTCGCCGCCGATCAGCGCGCAGCCGGCCAGTTCGCAGCCGCGGGCGATGCCGCCGACCACCGCCACCGTGGTCTCCACGTCGAGCTTGCCGGTGGCGAAATAGTCCAGGAAGAACAGCGGTTCGGCGCCCTGCACCAGCACGTCGTTGACGCACATGCCGACCAGGTCGATGCCGATGCTGTCGTGCCGGCCCAGCTGTTGCGCCAGCTTCAGCTTGGTGCCGACGCCGTCGGTGCCGGACACCAGCACCGGTTCGCGGTACTTGCCGGACAGGTCGAACAGCGCGCCGAACCCGCCCAGCCCGCCCATCACCTCGGGGCGGAAACTGCGCTTGACCAGGGGTTTGATGCGTTCGACCACGGCATTGCCGGCATCGATGTCGACGCCGGCGTCGCGGTAGGTCAACGGGGCGGCGGCGGGGGGCTGGGAAGTGGTCACGGGCGGCGGCGTCGGCGGAAAGACGGCGATTTTAACAGGCCACGTTGGCGCTACGGCCGCATTCGGGCAACAATTCGCCTCGGATACGCCGAGCAATGGAACCTTCGATGCGCCGCAGCCTTGCCTTACTCCTGTCTTTCGCGTTGTGCCTCCCCGCTGCGGCCGCCCTGGCCCAGGCCGGATTGCGCACCGAAGGCGACGTTGCCGGTGCGCAAGGTCCCTACGACGCCGAGGTGCCGGTCAACAGCCAGGGCGAGGGCGACCGCAACGGCGCCCTGGCGCGCGCGCTGGCCGCGGTGCTGGGCAAGATCTCCGGCGACCGCGCGGTGATGGCGCGCCCGGGGGTGCCGCAGGCGCTGCGCAACGCCAAGAACTTCGTCGACAGCTACGACTACCGCCAGGACCAGGGCACCTCGCCGAGCGGCGCGCCGACCTTCCGCACCGTCCTGGTCGCGCGCTTCCGGCAGAGCGACGTCGACGGCCTGGCCGCGGCGCTGGGCCTGCCGCTGTGGCCGCAGCCGCGGCCCAAGCCGGTGCTGTGGCTGGCGATCGACGACGGCAGCGGCCCGCGCCTGGTCGGCGTGCAGCAGTCCAATGCCGCGCGCAGCCTGCTGGACCGCGCGATCGAGCGCGGCTACCGGCTCGGCCTGCCCACCGGCAGCGCTGCCGAGCAGGCCCTGGTCGGCGCGATCTGGCGCCAGGACACCGCCGCGGTGGCCAACGCCTCGTCCCGCTACAGCCCGCCGATGCAGCTGATCGGCAAGCTGTACCGTGGCAAGTCCGGCGGCTGGACCGCCGACTGGGTGTTCGTCGACGGCGGCAAGACCCTGTCCAGCTGGTCGGTCAGCGACGCCGACGCGCGCCGGGCCATGGCCGCCGGCGCCGACGGCGCCGCCGATGCACTGGTCAAGCGCTACGCCAAGGCGGCCAGCGCCGGCCCGGCCGGCGTCTACCGGGTGCTGATCACCGGCATCCGCAGCGCCGACGACTACCTGCGCGTATCGGCGGTGCTGCAGAACACCTCGGTGGTGCGGCGCATCGTGCCGGTCCAGGCCAGCGGCGACCGCCTGGAGCTGGACCTGGACCTGCTCAGCGGCGTGTCCGGGCTCAACCGCATGCTCGGCGCCGACAGCCCGCTGCAGCCGGTGACCGCGCCGACCGAGGGCGGCCCGATCATCCTCAACACCGAGCGCACGGAGTACCGGCTCAAATGACGCTGTCCCCGGAAGCGGAAATCGCGCTGTTCCTGCGCCGCCTGAAATGGACCGCGGTGATCCTGGGCGCGCTGTGGGTGGTGGCGCTGCTGGCGCCGATCCTGACCCCGTTCGTGCTGGCGCTGCTGCTGGGCTGGCTCGGCGACCCGCTGGTCGACCGCCTGGAGCGCGCCGGCCGTTCGCGCAACATGGCGGTGACGCTGGTGTTCGTGCTGATGCTGCTGTTGTTGGTGCTGGCGCTGCTGATCCTGGTGCCGATGCTGGAACGGCAGATCGTCACCTTCATCGAGGTGCTGCCGCAGGCGCGCGACTGGTTCACCGGCACCGCGATCCCGTGGGCCGAGCAGAAGACCGGGCTGCAGCTGATGGCCTGGCTGGACCCGGAGCGGCTGATCGAATGGATCCGCGGCCACTGGCAGCAGGCCGGCGGCGTCGCCGCGACCTTCTTCGGCTACCTGTCGCGCTCGGGCTTCGCGATGGTGACCTGGGTGGTGAACCTGGTGCTGCTGCCGATCCTGACCTTCTACTTCCTGCGCGATTGGGACATCCTGGTCGAGCGCGTGGCCGCGACCATCCCGCGCAACCACGTGGCCACCGTCGGCCGCCTGGCGCGGCAGTCCAACGACGTGCTGGGCGCGTTCATCCGCGGCCAGTTCCTGGTGATGCTGGCGCTGGGCGTGATCTACGCCGGCGGGCTGAGCCTGATCGGGCTCAACCTGGGCCTGCTGATCGGCATCATCGCCGGCCTGATCAGCTTCATCCCGTACCTGGGCGCGACCACCGGCATCCTGCTGGCGATCCTGGCGGCGCTGGTGCAGGCCAAGGGCTTCGACCTGCAGCTGCTGATCCTGGTCGGCGTGGTGTTCACCGTCGGCCAGCTGCTGGAGAGCTACGTGCTGACCCCGCGCATCGTCGGCGACAAGATCGGCCTGCACCCGGTGGCGGTGATCTTCGCGGTGATGGCCGGCGGCCAGCTGTTCGGCTTCCTCGGCATGCTGCTGGCGCTGCCGGTGGCGGCGGTGGCCAACGTGCTGCTGCACTACCTGCACGAGCAGTACCGGCAGAGCGAACTGTATGCCGGGGACAAGCCGACGATCCTGCTGGAGAGCGGCGCCGAACGGCCGTCGGTGATCGAACTGCCGCCGCGAGGCCCCGAGCAGCCGTGAGCGTGCCGCAGCTGCCGCTGGCGTTGCGCTCTCCGCCGGAGCAGCGCCTGGACCGCTATGTCGGCGCGCCGGCGGGCTTGCTGGCGCAGCTGCAGGCCGTCGCCGACGGCCGCGACGTCGACTGGATCTACCTGTCCGGCCCGGCCGGCACCGGCAAGACCCACCTGGCGCTGGCGCTGTGCGCGGCGGCCGAGCAGGCCGGGCGCAGCGCCGCCTACCTGCCGCTGCAGGCCGCCGCCGGACGCCTGCGCGATGCGCTGGAAGCGCTGGAAGGGCGCGACTTGGTCGCGCTGGACGGGCTGGAGGCGATCGCCGGGCAGCGCGAGGACGAAGTGGCGCTGTTCGATTTCCACAACCGCGCGCGCAGCGCCGGGGTGACCCTGCTGTACACCGCGCAGGCGATGCCCGACGGCCTGGCGCTGAGCCTGCCCGACCTGCGCTCGCGGCTGGCGCAGTGCACGCGCATCGCCCTGTCGCCGCTGGACGACACCGGCCGCGCCGCGGTGTTGCGCGAGCGCGCGCAACGCCGCGGCCTGGTGCTGGAGGATGCGGCGATCGACTGGCTGCTGACCCACGCCGGCCGCGACCTGGCCGGCCTGGTCGCGCTGCTGGAGCGGCTGGACCGAGAATCGCTGGCGGCGCAGCGGCGGGTGACGGTGCCGTTCTTGCGGCGGGTGTTGGGAGAGCCGGGATTGGGGAATCGGGATTCGGGATTCGGCAAAGGCTGAGCGCGCCGGGGAACGCCTGCTGTGGCTTGCGCCAGGTTTTCCCAAGCCGAATTCGATCGTCCGCCTCGCGCATCGAGCGCAAACGGGCCACTGCAACTCAGCTGTTGCCGAATCCCGAATCCCGAATCCCGAATCTCAGCTCCGCATCCAACTCCGCCAGCCGCTGCGGCGTCCCCACGTCGGTCCAGCGCCCGCGATGGTGCAGGCCGTGGATGCGGCCGGCGGCCATGTGCGCGCGCAGGATCGGCGCCAGCGCGAAGCGCGGCGGCGCGGCGTGGGGCGCGATCGGCGGGTCGAACGCCGCCTGCCAGCCGTCCAGCAGTTCCGGGCGATAGACGCCCACGCCGGCGTAGGTCAGCAGCGCGGCGCCGTCGCTGCGCAGCGTGGCGTCGGCGTGCAGCGCGAAATCGCCGTGCGCGGCGTAGGCCGGCGGATCGACCATCACCAGTTGCGCCAGCCCGGCCGGGTCCGGCGCCAGCCGCGCGAAATCGAAATCGGTCCAGATGTCGCCGTTGACCAGCAGGAACGGCGCCGGCCCGAGCAGCGGCAAGGCGTGCAGCATGCCGCCGCCGGTCTCCAGCGGCGTGGCGCCCTCGTAGGAATAGGCGATGCGCAGGCCGAACGCGCTGCCGTCGCCGAGCGCCTGCGGGAACTGCTCGGCCAGCCACGAGGTATTGACCACCACCTCGCGCACGCCCAGCGCGGCGAGCTTGCGTAGGTGCCAGACGATCAGCGGCGTGCCGCCCACCGCCAGCAGTGGCTTGGGCGTGCGTTCGGTCAGCGGCCGCATGCGCTCGCCGAAGCCGGCGGCGAAGATCAGCGCCTTCATGCGGCCGCGGCCGCGCGTTGCGCCAGCGCCGGCTTGATCCGCGTGTGCAGCAACTGCGCCAGCGGCTGCAGCGCCGGATGCCGCGGCAGCACCTCGTCGAGGTAATCGATGAAGCGCGGCACGTTGTCCAGGTACCAGGCCTTGCCGTCGCGGTAGTTCAGCCGCGCGAAGATGCCCAGGTTCTTCAGGTGGCGCTGCACGCCCATCCAGTCGGCGTCGCGCAGGAACTGCGCCAGCGGCGGTACCGCGATCCCGGCCTGCAGCGCGCGCGCGTGGTAGCGCGCCAGCCACGCGTCGACCCGCGCCAGCGGCCAGCTCACCGTGGTGTCCTTGAACAGGCTGACCGGATCGTAGGCGACCGGGCCGAGCACGCAGTCCTGGAAGTCCAGCACCGCCGGGCCGTCGGCCACCGGCATCAGGTTGCGCGGCATGAAGTCGCGGTGCACCAGCACCCGCGGCTGCGCCAGCGCGTTGTCCATCAGCCGGCGTTGCACCAGTTCCAGCGCCTCCAGGTCGGCGCAGTCCAGTTCCAGGCCCAGGTGCCGGCGCAGGAACCACTCTTCGAACAAACCGGCATCGCGCTGCAGCAGCGCCTCGCCGAACACACCCAGCTCCGGCGGCGGCGCGATCGCCTGCAGCCGCAGCAGTTGCCCGAGCGCGGCGTCGAAATGCGCATCGGCCGAGGTGGCGTCCAGGCTCTGCGCCAGGGTCGGCCCGCCCAGGTCCTCCAGCAGCAGGAAGCCGGCCTCCACGTCCTGCGCCAGGATCGCCGGCACGCGCACGCCGCCGTGCTGCAGCAGCGCGTGCATGCGCAGCCATGGCCGCACGTCCTCCAGGCCCGGCGGCGAATCCATCAGCACGCGGCTGCGGCCGGTGCCGTGGCTGCGCCAGTAGCTGCGCCAGCCGGCGTCGACGGATGCGCGCTGCAGCGTCGCCTGCGCGTCGTCCAGCGCGGCGCGCGCCCACGCCAGGCGCTGCGCCGCGCGCGGCTCGGGGGCATCGGGAAGGTCGGAACTGGAACTCATCGGCGCGCCGTGGCGGACAGTGGCCGCACAGCGTAAACGCGCGGCGCCGGCGTGGCGAGCCGCGCGCCGGACCTCAGCGCTTGCCGAGGAACAGCCGCAGCAGCGCGAGCAGGGCGATGGCGCCGAGCAGCGCACCGAGGAAGCCGGCCGGTTCGCCGCGGCTGTACCAGCCCATGT
The Xanthomonas sp. AM6 DNA segment above includes these coding regions:
- the purN gene encoding phosphoribosylglycinamide formyltransferase is translated as MTIRLAVLVSGRGSNLQALLDAIAAGTLDAQVVGVFSDRAQAPALAKVAPAQRWSAAPGGFPDRAAFDRALGDAVAAVQPDWIVCAGYMRILGDGFVQRFAGRLLNIHPSLLPKYRGLHTHAQAIAAGDAEHGASVHFVVPALDAGAVIAQVRVPVQAGDCPQDLALRLLPREHQLLCAVLQLAAAGRLAERDDRVWLDGQCRFSPLRLDCQGMLIP
- a CDS encoding DUF2238 domain-containing protein, coding for MAAAKRAWLALTLAVFAASWVHPLWPAEQAMHSSLAVLGLAWLVWHDRRWPLRNAHFAAICAFINVHNVAAHWLYSNVPYDQWLRALTGGWSPNAAFGWQRNHTDRLIHLLFGLCFAPALRDYARQRWPALSARQAFVLATMAIMCASLLYEWLEWLIALLLSPEQAESYNGQQGDPWDAHMDMLLATLGCASAWPWRRAGRLPPSPH
- the purM gene encoding phosphoribosylformylglycinamidine cyclo-ligase, coding for MTYRDAGVDIDAGNAVVERIKPLVKRSFRPEVMGGLGGFGALFDLSGKYREPVLVSGTDGVGTKLKLAQQLGRHDSIGIDLVGMCVNDVLVQGAEPLFFLDYFATGKLDVETTVAVVGGIARGCELAGCALIGGETAEMPDMYPPGEYDLAGFTVGAVEKSQLLDGAKVRQGDVLIGIASSGPHSNGYSLIRRIYDRAGRPADLQVGGGSLADALMAPTALYVKPILSLLRGAHADGIHAMAHITGGGLTENIIRVIPDGLGLDIRASAWTLPPVFEWLQREGAVADSEMWRTFNCGIGFVLVAAPDQVAALERSLDTLGLAHWQIGAVVAAGAGERVHIG
- a CDS encoding DUF2066 domain-containing protein encodes the protein MEPSMRRSLALLLSFALCLPAAAALAQAGLRTEGDVAGAQGPYDAEVPVNSQGEGDRNGALARALAAVLGKISGDRAVMARPGVPQALRNAKNFVDSYDYRQDQGTSPSGAPTFRTVLVARFRQSDVDGLAAALGLPLWPQPRPKPVLWLAIDDGSGPRLVGVQQSNAARSLLDRAIERGYRLGLPTGSAAEQALVGAIWRQDTAAVANASSRYSPPMQLIGKLYRGKSGGWTADWVFVDGGKTLSSWSVSDADARRAMAAGADGAADALVKRYAKAASAGPAGVYRVLITGIRSADDYLRVSAVLQNTSVVRRIVPVQASGDRLELDLDLLSGVSGLNRMLGADSPLQPVTAPTEGGPIILNTERTEYRLK
- a CDS encoding AI-2E family transporter, translated to MTLSPEAEIALFLRRLKWTAVILGALWVVALLAPILTPFVLALLLGWLGDPLVDRLERAGRSRNMAVTLVFVLMLLLLVLALLILVPMLERQIVTFIEVLPQARDWFTGTAIPWAEQKTGLQLMAWLDPERLIEWIRGHWQQAGGVAATFFGYLSRSGFAMVTWVVNLVLLPILTFYFLRDWDILVERVAATIPRNHVATVGRLARQSNDVLGAFIRGQFLVMLALGVIYAGGLSLIGLNLGLLIGIIAGLISFIPYLGATTGILLAILAALVQAKGFDLQLLILVGVVFTVGQLLESYVLTPRIVGDKIGLHPVAVIFAVMAGGQLFGFLGMLLALPVAAVANVLLHYLHEQYRQSELYAGDKPTILLESGAERPSVIELPPRGPEQP
- the hda gene encoding DnaA regulatory inactivator Hda yields the protein MSVPQLPLALRSPPEQRLDRYVGAPAGLLAQLQAVADGRDVDWIYLSGPAGTGKTHLALALCAAAEQAGRSAAYLPLQAAAGRLRDALEALEGRDLVALDGLEAIAGQREDEVALFDFHNRARSAGVTLLYTAQAMPDGLALSLPDLRSRLAQCTRIALSPLDDTGRAAVLRERAQRRGLVLEDAAIDWLLTHAGRDLAGLVALLERLDRESLAAQRRVTVPFLRRVLGEPGLGNRDSGFGKG
- the murU gene encoding N-acetylmuramate alpha-1-phosphate uridylyltransferase MurU produces the protein MKALIFAAGFGERMRPLTERTPKPLLAVGGTPLIVWHLRKLAALGVREVVVNTSWLAEQFPQALGDGSAFGLRIAYSYEGATPLETGGGMLHALPLLGPAPFLLVNGDIWTDFDFARLAPDPAGLAQLVMVDPPAYAAHGDFALHADATLRSDGAALLTYAGVGVYRPELLDGWQAAFDPPIAPHAAPPRFALAPILRAHMAAGRIHGLHHRGRWTDVGTPQRLAELDAELRFGIRDSGFGNS
- a CDS encoding phosphotransferase, which produces MSSSSDLPDAPEPRAAQRLAWARAALDDAQATLQRASVDAGWRSYWRSHGTGRSRVLMDSPPGLEDVRPWLRMHALLQHGGVRVPAILAQDVEAGFLLLEDLGGPTLAQSLDATSADAHFDAALGQLLRLQAIAPPPELGVFGEALLQRDAGLFEEWFLRRHLGLELDCADLEALELVQRRLMDNALAQPRVLVHRDFMPRNLMPVADGPAVLDFQDCVLGPVAYDPVSLFKDTTVSWPLARVDAWLARYHARALQAGIAVPPLAQFLRDADWMGVQRHLKNLGIFARLNYRDGKAWYLDNVPRFIDYLDEVLPRHPALQPLAQLLHTRIKPALAQRAAAAA